ttcattgatcgcttctcatacatcccttgactggggggctcaagcttgtgaacccctgctcaagccagcgaccctgtgctcaagccagtgaccctgtgctcaagctggcaaaccagAACTCaaacagcaaccttgggatttcaaactgggacctcagcatcccgggtcGTTGTAGCCCTAAGTGTGACTCCAGCCCAGGGACTGGTGAACACCTCTGTTTTTGTGGCATTGTTTCCCAACTCTCAGGATCTTTGTGTTCATTACTCATGATACCCATGTTTCTACGTGACACTTTGCTGACCGGGAAAGATTTTTTCCCCTCAATGTGGTTTAAGTCTGCCACCTTCTGCAGGGCACTACATTATTCCTGTCTTCCTTCCCATGCAAGTGACTACCAAgtgcatttttaaacatttttatttcaattacagttgacattcagtattatatggacttcaggtgtacagcatagtagacatttatataacttaggaaggggatgcctgaccaggcggtggcgcagtggatggagcgtcagactgggatgcagaagatccagattcaagaccccgaggtcgccagcttgagcgcgggctcatctggtttgagcaaaatcccaccagcttgaacccaaggtcactggctccagcaaggggttacttggtctgctgaaggcccacggtcaaggcacatatgagaaagcaatcaatgaacaactaaggtgttgcaacgcgcaatgaaaaactaatggttaatgcttctcatctctctccgttcctgtctgtctgtccccgtctatccctctctctgactcactctctgtctctataaaaaataaattaaaaaaaaaaatccaaaaaaaaaaaatttttttttttttaatttaacttaggAAGAGATCTCCCCAATAAGTCTAAAACTGCCTACCTGGCATAATAGTTACTACGTTATTGACTATATCCCCTATGCTGTGTAGTCACTTTACATCCCCGTATTTTGTAACTGACACTATGTTCTTAAactcttcccctttttcacccacGCCCCAACAGCTTCCATATGGCAAACACCAGTTTCCTGTATGTGtgagtgtttctgttttgtttgctcgATTCCTCATATATATGACTGAAatcctatggtatttgtcttccccTAGCTGACTTATTACACTTAGcgcaataccctctaggtccatctatattttcagaaatggtaagatttcttcttttctttttttggtatttttctgaagtgagaagtggggaaagacagattcctgcatgtgcctgaccgggattcacctggcatgcccccagggggcgatgctctgcccatctggggtgttcctctgttgcaatctgagccattctagtgcctgagacaaaggccatggagccatcctcagcgcctaggccaactctgctccaacggagccttggctgcaggagaggaaaagagagagatagagagggggaagggtggagaagcagaagggcacttctcctgtgtgctctggatgggaatcaaacccaggacttccatatgccgggccaatgctctatcgctgagccatccggccagggcctcttgatcCTTATAATCTTAAAACCTGTGATGTCACCCTACAGAATTCAGGACATAAAGGCCCAAGGCTCCACTGCATGACCTGTAGGGATGATGTTCCCGACCCGTGCTGAGCACAACTCAACAAAAGAACTCAATGTTGTTCTCAGAAGCACTGAAGGTTGTTACAAAGACCCTTTCCTCAGGTTGAACTCTGAACCTACAAAAGTCCTGGCACCCAGTCCTGGCTAGgtaactcagctggttagagcactatTCCAATACACAACATCCCTGCTTAGAGCACGTAgaagaatccaccaatgaatgcataaataagtggaacaacaaatcaatgggtctctctttctccccttcctctaaAATACAAAAAGTTTTGGCATCCAAGTTTCAAATGAGGACCAGAAAGCTCTGCAGTCTCTCCTTAAAGGCTTTGAACAGTGATGCAAACTAGGCCAAAATTGAAGGGATATATTTTGCCATCAtactattgggttggggaataagttcgtagcgtttttactgaagacttatttaaacaaaaaacaataattagccctggccggttggctcagcggtagagcgtcggcctagcgtgtggaggacccgggttcgattcccggccagggcacataggagaagtgcccatttgcttctccacccctccgccgcaccttcctctctgtctctctcttcccctcccgcagccaaggctccattggagcaaagatggcccgggcgctggggatggctctgtggcctctgccccaagcgctagagtggctctggtcgcaacatggcgacgcccaggatgggcagagcatcgccccctggtgggcagagcatcgccccctggtgggcgtgccgggtggatcccggtcgggcgcatgcgggagtctgtctgtctctccctgtttccagcttcagaaaaatgcaaaaaaaaaacaaaaaaacaaaaaaaaaaaacaataattatatcaataagttaatcaattatatattcgccattgctgtttacaacctcttcccacctctcaacccatttgttgatgccgttctgcCAAAAAtcacctggtctggtgtcaaagaagttgttgagccagtttttaaggacctctttgttatcaaaggtaacgcccttcatatggtttgacagggagcggaaaagatggtaatcggtcggtgcaaggtccagAGAATACggtggatgctgaaggacctcccattcgagctcttggattGCGGCTTTGACAACTTGtacaacatggggcctggcgttgtcgtgaaggagtatggtttgaccatgtcgatcaggtcttttcagtcgaatagcctcattcacgcggtgtagctgggcaatgtagagctccttgttgaccatggcattcttttcgagcatttcccagttcttcatcgaattcagaaggccttccactGTGGCACGTGTCATCAacatcaaagtcgccatttttgaattttgcaaaccatttccgtgctgtagactcgcctatgacaccttctccatacacgtcgcaaatgtcccaggctgcttcggcagctttttgacctcgatgaaaagcaaagaagagcagatgtcgaaaatgttgatttctgcctcctgggtattccatttctaagcctcaaaactagtaaaaaattaaataactcaaaaatacaattaacatagttttgtagagcagagttttatcgaatgaatacttaccctttgccaaacagcaaacaaatcgttgtaaaagaaaagaaaatataaaaacgctacgaattTATTCCCCAACCCAGTATTATACCCTCTGAGGCACACACTTTGGGATCCCAACAAAAGCTGTTCACCCCTTCATGCTAGCAAACCCAGTTAACTTCAGAGCACCCCAAATAGTGACTAGAACCCCCAAGATTAAGGGTGGCTTTGAACAATAAGACCTTTATTGTCATACAAACAAGAGCAATGGTAGGCACATTTCCTGGGTTGGTGACATGGAGGCTGGAAAATACCATCACAGAAGTCACATGAGACGAACAATATCCCTGAAAAAATGTAGGCTATCTTCTCAAATATCCAACAGAGTCCTTTAGGCCAAAACTGGAAAAGGCCGTGTCCTAACGCATCAGAGtagaaaaaatagttaaaagttAAGTGCTCAGGCTGCTCATGAGTCATCCTGCAAATGACAGAATACAAGGGTTTACTTCCCTGAACATTCTGGCATGAATAAATGTTGCCCATTGTGGGCTCCAGCCAGGAGGTAGAGTTGAAATGGCTTCTGCTACACAACTTCCAGTGACATAAATCCAACTATGGCTCTAGGCAGGTTAAAAAGTGCAACGCACGTCCCACATACCTAGCATTTATGTGGGTATTCAGATGTATTGAGGCTCAATATAGGAAAATGGCCCCTTCAGAAAGATCTCCTCCAGTGTTGGTGCACTGAACAAAAAAACAGTGTATACTTGTCCAGTTAAGACAGTTCTCCCATTTGACTCTGTGGTATCCAATAAGGTAAGTCTTTTGGTGGAAGTCTCACTCACTGCACTTATAAAACCCTTCTCTACTGTGAATTCCCTAGCTGTAATGAATGAGGCTAGATTTACCAAAATCATTTACTTTGGTAAATGATTTCCCACATTTGACACACTCATAAAGACCTTCATCCAATGTGATAATGGTGTTTTAGAAGCCTGGAGCTGAAGGTAAATAATTTCCCACATTCCAACACTCATAAAGCCTTTATCCAGTGTGAACTCTTCGGTGTTTAATGAGGCTTGAGCTATGGCtaaaagatttcccacattcgCTACATtcataaggcctttctccagtgtgaattctcCTGTGTTTGATGAGACTCGAGTTTTGAGTAaaggatttcccacattcactgcactcatAAGGCCTTGATCCAGTGTGAACTCTTTGGTGTTTTAAGAGACTGGAGCTGTAAGTGAAAAatttcccacattcattgcactcataaggcctttctccagtgtgaactctcCGATGCTGAAGAAGTGCAGAGCTTTGACTAAAAGATTTTCCACATTCGCTGCACTTATACGGCCTTTCTCCACTATGAACTCTGCGGTGTTCAATGAGGCTGGAGTTTTGAGTAAAGGATTTTTCACATTCGCTGCATGCATAGGGCCTTGATCCAGAATGAACTCTCTGGTGTTTTATGAGACTTGAGTGGTAGGTAAAGAacttcccacattcactgcactcgtaaggcctttctccagtgtgaacaCTCCGGTGCTGAAGAAGCGCAGAGCTTTCGCTAAAGGACTTCCCACATTCACTACACTCATAAGGCCtctctccagtgtgaattctttgatgtttaATAAGGTTAGACTTGTTGCTAAATAATTTTCCGCATAAGTCACATTCATGAGGCCTTGCCCCAGTATGAACTCTCCGGTGTTGAATAAGGCTAGAGCTTTGCCTAAAGGACTTCCCACATTCCCCACATTTGTAAGGCTTTTCTCCAGTATGGACTCTCCAATGGTCATTGAGGCTATAGCTTTTGCTATAAGATTTTCCACATTCGCTGCACACATAGCATCTTTCTCTAGTGAGGACTCTCTGTGGCAGAGTAAGTGTGCATTTGCGATCAAAGGCTTTTGTGTATTCTCCAGAGTTGTAGGTTTTTCC
The Saccopteryx bilineata isolate mSacBil1 chromosome 3, mSacBil1_pri_phased_curated, whole genome shotgun sequence DNA segment above includes these coding regions:
- the LOC136331792 gene encoding zinc finger protein 154-like, whose amino-acid sequence is MAAAASRRPAEGRVTFEDVAVYFSLEEWELLDEAQRRLYHDVMLENLALITSLGCWHGAQNEEALSEHSNSLPGLSQVRIPKADVSPQKAHPCEICGVDLREILHLTEHQGRRHGQKLDKTGACEKQLHVSTEAQHRKQHVGGTCFRSNRGRDLFAKDCKFCMSGKPFSCGEVVRDFLTSLRFFQHQASHTKKSNWKTECGATSHRGKTYNSGEYTKAFDRKCTLTLPQRVLTRERCYVCSECGKSYSKSYSLNDHWRVHTGEKPYKCGECGKSFRQSSSLIQHRRVHTGARPHECDLCGKLFSNKSNLIKHQRIHTGERPYECSECGKSFSESSALLQHRSVHTGERPYECSECGKFFTYHSSLIKHQRVHSGSRPYACSECEKSFTQNSSLIEHRRVHSGERPYKCSECGKSFSQSSALLQHRRVHTGERPYECNECGKFFTYSSSLLKHQRVHTGSRPYECSECGKSFTQNSSLIKHRRIHTGERPYECSECGKSFSHSSSLIKHRRVHTG